A region from the Lolium perenne isolate Kyuss_39 chromosome 4, Kyuss_2.0, whole genome shotgun sequence genome encodes:
- the LOC127292456 gene encoding uncharacterized protein — protein sequence MDAGTAPPRYRRLRKASDPCTTAASPSPSRKRMCMSKEHTSCCEDKLSSLPDEILIMILDKLDPRTTITTTVLSKRWLDLPRRSYTYYDLSVYEILPPRYHRLKKITVEAKAGYEAEKRAQNLTDNTAFKDKYDRFYAIKDQYEQWMWKVHLVTPILQRYERLAMRRYVKRVNALLLPPNNVQQLSIQKLRLQTFSTSSVDQWIPAAVGRWGVEDLEIIIENSYQPYDFRLLDGYQNVRLKRLVLSNCCNYGRTPLFFQRLTTLTMCGLSSRIHIIYDILMNCVQLVDLRLKNSPYHWQAYRFNFPVSRLKNLQLDKCSIWKIYLTSLPCLETFAFRGRPAKLQYGEVPQLKHVSLDFLETGDNGDNYNLRRKSTYALGKFFKGTPPPLEYLVLQLRGHQMWIEPTVIPSRLIHLKKLFVANVPRSWDTFWIFILFAAAPFLQSLQVHFDSNSEKASGAGPLDVQVEQPQQHLHLRELVVVGFDGAAWQTGFVKRVMRASRWLQRVHLLDGYVVEAEERGLGVDLEVVPRRREWHECERSEVLEELADGTGFRQRKIVLE from the exons ATGGACGCGGGTACAGCTCCTCCACGCTACCGCCGGCTCAGAAAGGCCTCCGACCCCTGTACCACCGCCGCCTCACCATCCCCATCGCGAAAACGA ATGTGTATGAGCAAGGAACACACCAGTTGCTGCGAGGACAAGCTCAGCAGCTTGCCTGATGAGATACTGATCATGATCCTTGACAAGCTAGACCCACGCACAACAATAACCACCACTGTCCTGTCAAAGCGGTGGCTGGATCTTCCTCGGCGATCGTACACCTATTATGACCTCTCCGTTTATGAGATTCTCCCTCCACGCTACCACAGGCTGAAAAAAATAACCGTGGAGGCTAAGGCTGGGTATGAGGCGGAGAAGAGGGCACAGAATCTGACCGATAATACTGCTTTCAAAGACAAGTATGATCGGTTTTATGCCATCAAAGACCAGTATGAGCAGTGGATGTGGAAAGTCCATCTGGTCACACCCATCCTGCAACGTTATGAGCGTCTCGCCATGCGACGCTATGTGAAACGGGTGAATGCACTCCTTCTGCCTCCAAATAATGTTCAGCAACTGTCTATACAGAAGCTGAGGCTTCAAACCTTTAGCACGAGCAGTGTCGATCAATGGATTCCGGCAGCGGTTGGCAGATGGGGAGTTGAGGATTTGGAGATTATCATCGAGAACTCTTATCAACCATATGACTTCCGGCTATTGGATGGATACCAGAATGTGCGGCTCAAACGCCTTGTGCTATCCAATTGCTGTAATTATGGACGCACCCCGTTGTTTTTTCAGAGGCTCACAACACTCACTATGTGCGGTTTAAGTTCACGTATTCACATCATATATGATATTCTGATGAACTGTGTGCAGCTGGTGGATCTGAGGCTGAAAAATTCTCCGTATCACTGGCAAGCTTATCGGTTCAATTTTCCTGTCTCAAGGTTAAAGAATCTGCAGTTGGACAAGTGCAGCATCTGGAAAATCTATCTGACTTCGCTGCCTTGTCTCGAAACATTTGCTTTTCGGGGCCGGCCAGCGAAACTACAATATGGTGAGGTGCCTCAACTTAAGCACGTGAGTTTGGACTTCCTGGAAACTGGAGATAATGGCGATAACTACAACCTCCGTAGAAAGAGTACCTATGCACTAGGCAAATTCTTTAAAGGGACTCCGCCACCACTGGAGTACCTTGTTCTGCAACTGAGAGGGCATCAG ATGTGGATTGAACCAACTGTCATTCCCAGCCGTCTGATTCATCTGAAGAAGTTATTCGTTGCAAACGTGCCAAGGAGCTGGGACACATTCTGGATCTTCATCCTTTTTGCCGCCGCTCCTTTCTTGCAGTCGCTCCAAGTTCAT TTTGACAGCAACTCGGAGAAGGCAAGCGGTGCTGGACCGCTAGACGTGCAGGTGGAGCAACCGCAGCAGCACCTTCACCTGCGAGAACTGGTGGTCGTCGGCTTCGACGGAGCGGCGTGGCAGACCGGCTTCGTGAAGCGGGTCATGAGGGCGTCGCGGTGGCTGCAGCGCGTCCACCTGCTGGACGGGTACGTCGTGGAAGCCGAAGAGCGGGGGCTCGGGGTCGACCTGGAGGTAGTCCCGCGCCGGCGGGAGTGGCACGAGTGCGAGAGGTCGGAGGTGCTCGAAGAGCTTGCAGACGGGACCGGCTTTCGACAGCGCAAGATCGTTTTGGAATGA